The Pseudolabrys sp. FHR47 genome contains a region encoding:
- a CDS encoding amidohydrolase family protein: MRFERLIFLAALGLAALVLMSWPGRAQAQGVVQGGAQDAAAMPIFDAHMHYNQEPNPFFSLDKVIEVFDRNNVKGILATSRPNKGTHQLMQAQKDQKAPGLWVVPFIRPYRVRADIQTWFGDPLSIELIESEFKRGYYRGIGEFHLYGKSAWNPIVKKIVDFAVANDLYLHAHADEEALLILFEHNPKAKIIWAHTGFSTPPARVAELLDKYPMLWGELSYRGGITRGSALTPEWRDLFARYSDRFLLGSDTWINERWASYDDIMGEYRSWLKQLPREQAQRIAWGNAARLFGAAKVD, encoded by the coding sequence ATGCGTTTCGAACGGCTGATATTTCTGGCGGCTCTGGGGCTCGCCGCGCTGGTTCTGATGAGCTGGCCCGGACGCGCGCAGGCGCAAGGCGTTGTGCAAGGCGGCGCGCAAGACGCGGCGGCGATGCCGATCTTCGACGCCCACATGCACTACAACCAAGAGCCTAATCCGTTCTTCTCGCTCGACAAGGTGATCGAGGTCTTCGACCGCAACAACGTCAAGGGCATCCTCGCCACCAGCCGGCCGAACAAGGGCACGCATCAGTTGATGCAAGCCCAGAAAGATCAGAAGGCGCCGGGCCTGTGGGTGGTGCCGTTCATAAGGCCTTACCGCGTGCGCGCCGACATTCAGACCTGGTTCGGCGATCCGCTCAGCATCGAACTGATCGAGAGCGAGTTCAAGCGCGGCTACTATCGCGGCATTGGCGAATTCCATCTCTACGGCAAGTCGGCCTGGAATCCGATCGTCAAGAAGATCGTTGATTTCGCCGTCGCCAACGATCTTTATCTGCATGCCCATGCCGATGAGGAAGCGCTGCTGATCCTGTTCGAGCATAACCCGAAGGCCAAGATCATTTGGGCCCACACTGGATTCTCAACGCCACCCGCGCGCGTCGCCGAACTGCTCGACAAATATCCGATGCTGTGGGGCGAGCTTTCCTATCGCGGCGGCATCACGCGAGGAAGCGCACTCACGCCCGAGTGGCGCGACCTGTTCGCACGTTACTCCGATCGCTTCCTGCTTGGCTCGGACACATGGATCAACGAGCGCTGGGCGAGCTACGACGACATCATGGGCGAGTATCGCTCATGGCTCAAGCAGTTACCGCGCGAGCAGGCGCAGCGCATCGCCTGGGGCAACGCGGCGCGTCTGTTCGGCGCGGCGAAGGTCGATTAA